GATTTTTTATCTAAAAGCGATCAAACGATGTTGGACATCGGCAAGGTGGATGATTTTGCCGGTATTATCACGCGCACTGGAGAAAGCTCCAAAGACCTGCGCACAGTGGATCTTTATACTTTTAAAGGCATTGAGAACTTGTCGATGGATAAAGAGCTTTGCGAAAAGCTTTTGGCACGCATCTTTGGTCCTCTCAAAGAGAGCTCGTTAAAATATCATGAGGCAGAGATTTTCACGTCCCACACTGGAAAAACGTGCGAAGCACAAGTGGATGATCCGGATAAAGCCGGAAAAATTCCTGAACGAAGAGTTGTTTTGGGATTTGTAAACGCAAAACCTGTGGGTCTCGTTTTCCGCCTTTCTAAAAAGTCAGATAAGACCGTAAAGAACAATATCCGCGAGTTCTGGGGAACACTTCGTTAATTACTTGCCTTCGCCAATCAGCGTTTCAATTTCTTTTTCTAAAACTTTTATATTCATGGGTTTTGTCATGTGCACTTGAAAACCCGCTTCAAGTGCTTTGCGGGCATCTTCTTCCGTGGTGTAAGCGGTAAGAGCGATAGCCGGTGTTTTATTTTTATCGTGACGCTTTTCCCAAGCACGATAAATTTTCATCAAATCGTAACCATTAAGATCAGGCATTCCTATATCAGAAATAATCACATCAAAATCTTTTTCTTGGGCTGTCTTTAAAGCCTCTTTGGGATCAAGGCAGCTCGTGACCTGAGCTCCGAATTTTTTTAAACGATGTTGAAGTAAAGCCAACGTATCTTCGGAGTCATCAATGACTAAAATGCGTTGGTTGAAGAGGGGAGAGGTGAAACGCGGATTTTCTTTTACAGAAAGTTCGGTTTGATTTTTCATCATAGTCTCCCTATCAATTTTAGGGTGGTCGCAAACGGCTGCAAACTAATTTTAATAGAGACTGTGAATAGACAGTCTTGTGTCTCTACTTTGGATCGGATTTATTACTCAATAGAAGCGAGATGAGCTGAAATAACGCAGGGGTGTGCCTGAAAACATTAAACTCCTGTCATTAATGTAAATCTAGAATTTTCTTTCATCTACATTCTCTACACTGAGGGCAGAATTTTGAAAAGGAGAAGCCATGGAGATGGAAATAACTGATAATCGCAGGGACGTGAAGGTTGCCGATATCAAGTCAATCAAACCCATGCTTGAAAAAAGACGCCTGAAAGTTTTGGTGATTGATGATAGCTCGGACTCCGTCATTTTGATGTCACACATTTTAGATCACTACAATTGTGATATTACGGTGGCCTATGACGGTCAGGATGCGGTTCCGCTATTGATGAATCGTGAATTCGACTTGGTCGTGCTGGATTGGCGTATGCCAGACATGGGTGGCAAAGAAACACTGGAACTGATTGATCGTCTTCTGGTGGATAGAAAAGTTAGAAAACTGCGTTCACAAATTCCTGTCGTGATTTACTCGGCTCACAAAGAGTCCGAAGTAGATCGTCCCTTTGTGCAGAAGTT
This region of Bdellovibrio sp. BCCA genomic DNA includes:
- a CDS encoding response regulator: MKNQTELSVKENPRFTSPLFNQRILVIDDSEDTLALLQHRLKKFGAQVTSCLDPKEALKTAQEKDFDVIISDIGMPDLNGYDLMKIYRAWEKRHDKNKTPAIALTAYTTEEDARKALEAGFQVHMTKPMNIKVLEKEIETLIGEGK
- a CDS encoding response regulator, producing the protein MEMEITDNRRDVKVADIKSIKPMLEKRRLKVLVIDDSSDSVILMSHILDHYNCDITVAYDGQDAVPLLMNREFDLVVLDWRMPDMGGKETLELIDRLLVDRKVRKLRSQIPVVIYSAHKESEVDRPFVQKFEFVGFVDKRQGYSKMMKSLSEILRFI